One region of Psychrobacter sp. DAB_AL43B genomic DNA includes:
- the tatA gene encoding Sec-independent protein translocase subunit TatA, whose amino-acid sequence MGSFSITHWLILLVVVVVVFGTSKLRNAGKDLGGAVKGFKEAVKDENTEHAKKHVVLDHDGNARPTNHATTNKVDDANINSTTDDNHKV is encoded by the coding sequence ATGGGTAGTTTTTCTATTACGCATTGGCTGATTTTATTGGTGGTAGTGGTGGTCGTATTTGGCACCTCGAAGCTTAGAAATGCTGGCAAAGATTTGGGCGGTGCCGTCAAAGGCTTTAAAGAAGCGGTCAAAGACGAAAATACCGAGCATGCTAAGAAGCACGTAGTCCTTGATCATGATGGCAATGCGCGACCAACAAACCATGCGACAACGAATAAAGTGGACGATGCTAACATCAACTCCACTACTGATGATAACCACAAGGTGTAA
- a CDS encoding MAPEG family protein — translation MNSFFGLVSDTAASAIWAMIVASLLPLAMALTAKALGGFNLTDNAHPRDFLQGTTGAAARANAAQQNSYETLPVFLAAVLVAMLFFVPQMIVNTLAWLYVLIRIGFCVAYITNLAVFRSILWVLSIICCFMLFYLAIRVSF, via the coding sequence ATGAATTCATTTTTTGGATTGGTCTCTGATACCGCAGCGTCTGCCATTTGGGCGATGATAGTGGCAAGTCTGTTGCCATTAGCAATGGCGTTAACTGCAAAAGCGCTCGGCGGCTTTAACTTGACTGATAATGCGCATCCGCGAGATTTTTTGCAAGGTACGACGGGCGCAGCGGCACGTGCTAATGCAGCACAGCAAAATAGCTATGAGACGTTGCCCGTCTTTTTGGCGGCGGTGTTGGTTGCGATGCTATTTTTTGTCCCACAGATGATTGTCAATACATTGGCATGGCTATACGTGCTGATTCGTATTGGTTTTTGCGTGGCATATATTACCAATTTGGCAGTGTTCCGCTCCATTCTTTGGGTATTATCGATTATCTGTTGCTTCATGCTCTTTTATTTAGCCATTCGGGTTAGTTTTTAA
- the tatB gene encoding Sec-independent protein translocase protein TatB, protein MFDIGFSELLLFGVIALIVLGPEKLPQAARTAGQWYAKIRRTVSTLQSEIEAELDLAETRQQMQKELAKIRQTEAEMRREMAEMRGSMQEFESSQNQHLKTTHSAVADEEHDANNEDKSNNSDQSSHESATPKTFDYSYQQNDQSKVSDDNLKTDPNDIKDNSDQIAQIITTKPWENMWFRLGAYDKARRLPVAPYLPNYKADILLNSGLDSPLNNHLNKQSSANKQESK, encoded by the coding sequence ATGTTTGATATTGGGTTTTCTGAATTATTGCTTTTTGGCGTCATCGCCTTAATCGTCTTGGGGCCAGAGAAGCTGCCCCAAGCGGCACGTACCGCTGGGCAATGGTATGCCAAAATTCGCCGCACGGTCTCTACGCTACAGTCTGAAATAGAAGCTGAGCTCGACTTAGCTGAGACTCGGCAGCAAATGCAAAAAGAGCTGGCCAAAATTCGCCAAACTGAAGCCGAGATGAGACGCGAAATGGCCGAGATGCGCGGCAGTATGCAAGAGTTTGAATCTTCGCAAAACCAGCATTTAAAAACCACGCATAGTGCCGTAGCTGATGAAGAGCATGACGCCAATAATGAAGACAAGAGTAATAACAGTGATCAAAGCAGTCATGAGTCAGCCACGCCAAAAACATTTGACTACAGCTATCAGCAAAATGACCAGTCAAAAGTGTCTGATGACAATTTAAAAACTGACCCCAATGATATCAAAGACAATTCAGATCAAATCGCTCAAATTATCACCACTAAACCGTGGGAAAATATGTGGTTCCGCCTTGGTGCTTATGATAAAGCGCGGCGCTTGCCTGTAGCGCCCTATTTACCGAACTATAAAGCAGATATTTTATTAAACAGTGGTTTAGATAGCCCTTTAAACAACCATTTAAATAAACAGTCTTCTGCCAATAAGCAGGAGAGTAAATAG
- the tatC gene encoding twin-arginine translocase subunit TatC encodes MGLFKRQKSRQEKLTDSAIETETESANSDDSGDILSSLADMPITEHLIELRVHLIKICVAVLVIFLALVGFSRELYDFLSDPLVAQLPANSTMIATDITSNFMAPIRLTIFVAAFFAMPYILYQIWSFVAPGLYKKEKKVAIPVLLSSIFLFYSGVAFAYFIVLKGVLKFFIMFAPQNVLPMTDIDSYLSFALKLFMVFGLTFEIPVVTLLLILVGIVSIQGLEDKRRYIIVGCFAVAAVVTPPDGVSMLMLAIPMWLLFELGLFLAKILIKEDRNTALAAVNKELNKE; translated from the coding sequence GTGGGTTTATTTAAACGTCAAAAAAGCCGCCAAGAAAAGCTGACAGACTCAGCCATTGAAACCGAGACAGAGTCGGCAAACAGTGATGATTCGGGCGATATATTAAGCTCATTGGCTGATATGCCTATCACTGAGCATTTAATTGAGTTGCGCGTCCATCTAATTAAAATATGTGTTGCTGTGCTGGTGATATTTTTAGCGTTAGTTGGATTTTCACGTGAGTTGTATGATTTTTTATCGGACCCGTTAGTCGCGCAGTTACCTGCTAACTCAACGATGATTGCCACAGATATCACTTCAAACTTTATGGCACCAATACGCTTAACGATATTTGTAGCCGCATTCTTTGCTATGCCTTATATCCTGTATCAAATTTGGTCGTTTGTAGCTCCAGGCTTATATAAAAAAGAGAAAAAAGTCGCTATTCCAGTACTGCTGTCCTCTATATTTTTATTTTATTCTGGGGTGGCTTTTGCTTATTTTATTGTACTCAAAGGCGTCCTAAAATTCTTTATCATGTTCGCCCCGCAGAACGTCTTGCCAATGACAGACATCGACAGTTATCTGAGCTTTGCGCTCAAGCTCTTTATGGTATTTGGCTTAACTTTTGAGATTCCAGTCGTCACCTTGCTGTTGATATTGGTCGGCATCGTCTCCATTCAGGGCTTAGAAGATAAACGTCGTTACATTATTGTCGGCTGTTTTGCCGTTGCTGCCGTCGTCACTCCGCCTGATGGCGTGTCGATGCTAATGCTGGCTATTCCCATGTGGTTGTTATTTGAGCTGGGTTTATTTTTAGCGAAAATCTTAATTAAAGAGGATCGCAATACTGCTTTAGCGGCAGTAAATAAAGAATTGAACAAGGAGTAA
- a CDS encoding OsmC family protein, giving the protein MSESKASVTWQENKAFMGISPSGHNVQIDADKEKGASPMELILLGLGGCASYDVVSILQKSRQEVTDVRCELTAQRAETVPAVYTDIHMHFIVKGQDIKESQVERAIKLSAEKYCSASRMLVQGGVNVTHDFEVIAG; this is encoded by the coding sequence ATGTCAGAGTCAAAAGCAAGTGTTACGTGGCAAGAAAACAAAGCCTTTATGGGTATATCACCATCAGGTCATAACGTCCAAATCGATGCCGATAAAGAAAAAGGCGCAAGCCCGATGGAGCTGATTTTATTAGGGCTTGGCGGTTGTGCCAGTTATGACGTGGTATCGATTTTACAAAAATCTCGTCAAGAAGTAACAGACGTACGCTGTGAGCTGACTGCCCAACGTGCCGAAACTGTACCAGCTGTTTATACGGATATTCATATGCACTTTATTGTGAAGGGACAAGACATCAAAGAAAGCCAAGTAGAAAGAGCCATAAAATTGTCTGCAGAAAAATACTGCTCAGCCAGCCGAATGTTGGTACAGGGCGGGGTGAATGTGACCCACGATTTTGAAGTTATCGCAGGATAA
- a CDS encoding UvrD-helicase domain-containing protein, with amino-acid sequence MSASMPAYMSDPTDEQLNALNMAMDHKSFKVVAYAGAGKTTTLKLIGERLRGRGLYLAFNKAIANDARSKFPSHVDCRTFHSLAYRHVPRDITAKLSLPRFSPKRLGDDLGLQPVQIRRQMDGVNKYITLTPARLSRFVSDAVSNFCSTHASYPAPRHILFPSWLDASDAEQLREMLYPAVEQRWLQSIDARHPAGIGHDIYLKLWALSKPSIPADFILFDEAQDADPLMMGILTQQPRQVIYVGDAHQQIYEWRGAVNAMKQLPLPQTLLTQSFRFGEPIADIANTLLKALQEDVPLKGNPKKQSSTDKGMVHSKKDAILCRTNAAAMSQLLTGLKLGHRVALQADTDRMLKFCQAAENLKNGKSAYGVPELAYFYNWSDVQEYSETNEGSDLKTLVKLVDDHGTNVLSQAVNSLSSIENADYVISTAHKAKGLEWGKVQLDDDFYYDVTTNAVKISPEELRLLYVACTRAQSNLDIHNIKDLISGLQTGKKVIFGNS; translated from the coding sequence ATGTCCGCATCTATGCCAGCTTATATGAGCGATCCCACTGATGAGCAGCTAAACGCGCTTAACATGGCGATGGATCATAAGTCATTTAAAGTGGTCGCCTATGCCGGTGCCGGTAAAACGACGACCTTGAAGCTCATCGGTGAGCGCTTGCGTGGACGCGGCTTGTATTTAGCCTTTAACAAAGCCATTGCTAATGATGCGCGCTCAAAGTTTCCGTCACATGTGGACTGTCGTACTTTTCACTCACTCGCCTACCGCCACGTACCCCGCGATATCACTGCTAAACTGTCTTTGCCGCGCTTCTCACCCAAACGCCTTGGGGATGATTTGGGCTTGCAACCGGTACAAATCCGTCGGCAGATGGATGGGGTAAATAAATATATTACTTTGACTCCAGCACGATTGTCGCGCTTTGTCAGTGACGCGGTGAGCAATTTTTGTAGTACGCATGCCAGCTACCCTGCGCCAAGGCATATCTTGTTTCCAAGCTGGCTTGATGCCTCAGATGCCGAGCAGCTACGTGAGATGCTTTACCCTGCCGTGGAGCAGCGCTGGTTACAGTCGATTGATGCACGTCACCCTGCTGGTATCGGTCATGATATTTATCTTAAACTTTGGGCATTGTCAAAACCTAGTATTCCAGCGGATTTTATCTTATTTGATGAAGCACAAGATGCCGATCCATTGATGATGGGAATTCTGACCCAGCAGCCACGGCAAGTGATTTATGTGGGCGACGCTCACCAACAGATTTATGAGTGGCGCGGCGCAGTCAATGCCATGAAACAGCTACCATTGCCACAAACTTTATTGACGCAGTCCTTTCGTTTTGGCGAACCGATTGCCGACATTGCCAATACGCTGTTAAAGGCATTGCAAGAAGATGTGCCGCTAAAAGGCAACCCTAAGAAACAGTCTTCTACTGATAAAGGTATGGTACATAGTAAAAAAGATGCCATTCTTTGTCGTACTAATGCCGCTGCTATGTCACAGCTATTAACTGGTCTAAAGCTTGGACATCGGGTGGCGCTACAAGCCGATACTGACCGTATGCTCAAATTCTGTCAGGCAGCCGAAAATTTAAAAAATGGTAAATCGGCGTATGGTGTACCTGAGCTGGCGTATTTTTATAATTGGAGTGATGTACAAGAGTATTCTGAAACCAATGAAGGTAGCGATCTAAAAACGCTGGTCAAATTGGTTGATGATCATGGCACCAATGTGTTGAGCCAAGCCGTTAACAGCTTATCCAGTATTGAGAATGCCGATTATGTTATTTCAACTGCCCATAAAGCCAAAGGGCTTGAATGGGGAAAAGTACAGTTAGACGATGATTTTTATTATGATGTGACGACCAATGCGGTAAAAATCAGCCCAGAAGAATTACGTTTGCTCTACGTTGCTTGTACGCGTGCGCAAAGCAATTTAGATATTCATAATATTAAAGATTTGATATCAGGATTGCAAACGGGGAAAAAGGTGATTTTTGGCAATTCTTAA
- a CDS encoding tRNA dihydrouridine synthase encodes MNNQQPNILSQPLSHLLSEALQERQKTIQNLFNNPVRLLAPMEGLTDPLMRQILTQIAADLGRPYDWSVSEFIRVTQHVLPAHVFYKYVPELHHDAKTASGTPIHIQLLGSEAQLMAENAAYACELGAPAIDINFGCPAKTVNSHRGGSVLLDEPEVMYDIISAVRQAVPAHIPVSAKIRLGYTDSSRMDDIRGAIASSGADWLTIHARTKTQGYKPPAYWDKIQNFNALSIPIIANGEIWNAEHAQNCMAQAGTAHLMLGRGAVTRPDLIAQVDNSNLNNLENTTTLLWQDLIAHQIKFLEGAAKSEVILVGRYKQWLGMLTKGYSEAQILWDSIKREKNKAVIIQALQTSTK; translated from the coding sequence ATGAATAATCAGCAGCCTAATATTTTGTCTCAACCTTTATCGCACCTATTATCTGAGGCACTGCAAGAGCGCCAAAAAACCATACAAAACCTATTTAACAACCCAGTCCGCCTCCTCGCCCCAATGGAAGGTTTGACCGATCCTCTTATGCGGCAAATTCTAACGCAAATTGCCGCTGATTTAGGTCGTCCTTATGACTGGTCGGTGAGTGAATTTATCCGTGTCACCCAGCACGTCTTGCCAGCCCATGTATTTTATAAATATGTTCCAGAGCTGCATCATGACGCTAAAACAGCATCTGGGACACCGATTCATATCCAACTACTAGGAAGCGAAGCACAGCTGATGGCAGAAAACGCTGCTTACGCTTGCGAGCTTGGTGCGCCTGCCATCGATATTAACTTTGGTTGTCCCGCTAAAACCGTAAATAGCCATCGCGGTGGCTCAGTGTTACTTGATGAGCCTGAAGTGATGTACGACATTATCAGTGCCGTACGTCAAGCCGTTCCTGCCCACATTCCAGTATCAGCGAAGATTCGCTTGGGCTATACCGATAGCAGTCGCATGGATGATATTCGCGGGGCGATTGCTTCTAGCGGCGCCGATTGGCTAACCATTCATGCGCGGACGAAAACTCAAGGCTATAAACCACCTGCCTATTGGGATAAGATTCAAAATTTTAATGCGCTTAGTATTCCGATAATTGCCAATGGTGAAATATGGAACGCGGAGCACGCGCAAAACTGTATGGCGCAAGCAGGGACAGCGCATTTAATGTTAGGTCGCGGCGCAGTCACCCGTCCCGACTTGATTGCGCAGGTCGACAATAGTAATCTTAATAATTTAGAAAATACGACAACATTATTATGGCAAGATCTGATTGCTCATCAGATTAAGTTTTTAGAAGGCGCAGCGAAAAGCGAAGTGATATTAGTCGGTCGTTATAAGCAGTGGCTTGGCATGCTGACCAAAGGCTATAGCGAGGCTCAAATACTGTGGGACAGTATCAAACGAGAAAAAAACAAAGCAGTGATTATCCAAGCACTACAAACTAGCACAAAGTAA